The following proteins are encoded in a genomic region of Amblyraja radiata isolate CabotCenter1 chromosome 19, sAmbRad1.1.pri, whole genome shotgun sequence:
- the ppara gene encoding peroxisome proliferator-activated receptor alpha isoform X2: MVDTQINSDPLSLLENDSRSPLAGELVQEMEEVQDISQSIGDNSSETFSADENLISGNGPGSNETVQDTISPASSPSSVILPTTPLTQDDASTSGLCIECRVCGDKASGFHYGVHACEGCKGFFRRTIRLKLDYDQCERNCKIQKKNRNKCQCCRFQKCLSVGMSHNAIRFGRMPQSEKEKLKAEILTLEQDVQNSQMADLVSLAKHMYEAYLKNFNMNKTKARAILTGKANMPPFVIHDMETLCLAEENLVSKQAVNGIQNKEAEVRIFHRCQCTSVETVRELTEFAKSIPEFVNLDLNDQVTLLKYGVYEAMFAMLASIMNKDGLLVAYGNGFMTREFLKSLRRPFNEIMEPKFEFAMKFNALELDDSDLALFVAAIILSGGIHLPSYNNIN, from the exons ATGGTAGACACACAGATCAACTCTGATCCATTATCACTACTTGAAAATGACTCTAGGAGTCCCTTGGCTGGAGAACtggtgcaggaaatggaggaagtACAGGACATTTCACAGTCTATAGGGGACAACAGTTCAGAGACGTTCAGTGCTGATGAGAACCTTATTTCAGGAAATGGTCCTGGATCAAATGAAACTGTGCAAG ATACAATTTCTCCAGCATCGAGTCCATCATCAGTAATCTTACCTACTACTCCATTGACCCAAGATGATGCTTCCACATCTGGCCTATGCATTGAATGTCGAGTGTGTGGAGACAAGGCTTCTGGCTTCCATTATGGCGTCCATGCCTGTGAAGGCTGTAAG GGCTTTTTTCGGCGAACCATACGATTGAAACTGGACTACGATCAGTGTGAACGCAATTGTAAGATTCAAAAAAAGAACCGGAACAAATGCCAGTGCTGTCGTTTTCAGAAGTGCCTTTCTGTTGGAATGTCACATAATG CTATTCGTTTTGGTCGAATGCCACAATCTGAAAAGGAGAAATTAAAAGCTGAGATTCTAACACTAGAGCAAGATGTACAGAATTCACAGATGGCTGATCTTGTATCTCTTGCCAAACATATGTATGAGGCTTACCTAAAGAATTTTAACATGAATAAGACCAAAGCCAGAGCCATTTTGACAGGAAAAGCTAACATGCCG CCTTTTGTCATTCATGACATGGAGACGTTGTGCCTAGCAGAAGAGAACTTGGTATCAAAGCAAGCAGTAAATGGCATCCAGAACAAAGAAGCTGAAGTTAGAATCTTTCATCGCTGTCAGTGCACATCAGTGGAAACAGTAAGAGAACTGACGGAATTTGCAAAAAGTATCCCTGAATTTGTAAACCTTGATCTCAATGATCAAGTGACCTTATTAAAATATGGAGTTTATGAGGCCATGTTTGCCATGTTGGCATCCATTATGAACAAAGATGGACTGCTGGTGGCCTATGGAAATGGTTTTATGACTCGAGAATTTTTGAAAAGCTTGCGGAGGCCCTTTAATGAAATAATGGAGCCCAAGTTTGAATTTGCCATGAAATTCAATGCATTAGAGCTGGATGACAGTGACTTGGCTCTCTTTGTGGCTGCCATCATTCTCTCTGGAG GAATTCACCTTCCATCCTATAACAATATAAACTGA